AAGGGGAAGCGCTCGGCTTCAAGGTAGACGTCTTCACGGCGAATGGGGACACAGCTAAATTTCATGATGCAATCAATCAGGGGCTCCAGCAGGACTATGATGGATTCATCATTTCCCATGGTGATGACGCAGCTACAGTAGAAGATGTGAAAAAATTAGTGCAAAAAGGCAAAAGTGTCGTAACTTTCGATTCAAATCCGGATCTGGCTCAGGTCGAAGGAGTCACACTTACATCCCAGGATGATGAGGCTCTCGCAACGCAGGCACTGGATCAGCTTGTGAAGGACCAAAATGGAGAAGCGAATATCGTGTACCTATGGGTCGATGGCTTCCCGCCAATGGTCAGAAGAAATAAAGTTTACCAGGAAACCTTGAAGGCGAATCCAGGAATCAAAGAGGTTGACAGATTCGGAGTAGCGGCTGCAGATACAAGCGTCCAGACACAAAACGCAGTGTCCGCTATGTTGAACAAGCATCCAAAAGGAGAAATTGACGCGATCTTCGCAACATGGGATGCTTTTGCGATCGGCGCAGCTCGTGCCATTAAGGAAGCTGGCCGAGATGA
This window of the Mesobacillus jeotgali genome carries:
- a CDS encoding sugar ABC transporter substrate-binding protein; amino-acid sequence: MKKGIKKVLLSAIASALLLTGCGGGETKTASGPVEGVPERFAKGEEVKIKVIRKIGGDDHTAQFLAGAKAEGEALGFKVDVFTANGDTAKFHDAINQGLQQDYDGFIISHGDDAATVEDVKKLVQKGKSVVTFDSNPDLAQVEGVTLTSQDDEALATQALDQLVKDQNGEANIVYLWVDGFPPMVRRNKVYQETLKANPGIKEVDRFGVAAADTSVQTQNAVSAMLNKHPKGEIDAIFATWDAFAIGAARAIKEAGRDEIKIYGIDVSNADLQEIQGEGNPWKYTAAVDPKLIGEVNMRLLAKKLAGEETPATYDLEASLISQDQLQQSKNPVNMVNLAEIIEGWGKSDAFLEDWMEKLKDHYKK